In the genome of Desulfovibrio sp. TomC, one region contains:
- a CDS encoding PAS domain S-box protein, producing the protein MAESQQRPVALTLDQGQSLYEKAPVMFHSIDKEGRLLSVNALWRRVLGYEAHDVIGRHLGEFMTEASRGELNETLPLFIREGRVTEKAYQMVAGDGRILDVLLSAVGEYDASGAFIRSLAAIKDITERRRTERALAKSEELFRLAFENANEGMTIVGIDGRFLRVNEALCHFFGYDEATLLGKTVNDVAASGAEAVSPRHISLALAGVREQFRFEKRYRHASGKEIWGRVSSKMVRGEDGEPLYFISHVLDVTAVQQSAEQLTLHANTLEALLLLGRMREADLEELGRFILARGVELTASSGGMAAMSNSQTGDFVVLAATAQALEVFGLPESTQRFTAAEAPALFRAGQDGPFQIGDAAIRQLVVPMRDDPATVLLLAVMGRATPYGDDDTRRLTLLGEGVLGHVKERCRELDLTRARQQAEAASQAKSGFLANMSHEIRTPLSGIIGLAQMTLTQNPRPELRENLELILDSSRSLLGIVNDILDFSKIEAGKMEFLPVDFDPRDTLDRTMKPFQFSARQKGLTLDVHIDPQVPAMVHGDPDRIMQVVRNLVGNALKFTDQGEVEVSLALARPGDPMLVACTVRDTGIGIPEDRHHELFQVFSQLESTRTKRFGGTGLGLAISRRLVEMMGGGIDVESVPGQGSTFSFTVSLRPASETPQEVERPQGMSQAGGFAGLKVLLAEDNQVNRLFLKHFLSEAGCQVRLAGSGTQALEQLCQEPADLVLMDIQMPEMDGAEATRRIRAGEAGEAARGMPVVALTAYSMKGDRERFLSVGLDDYVSKPVDVDELFMVMRRVLDRPGGNERPMLPAAPAMDMAYYEERGKTAFAREICRMFLEESPQVVASLEQAVREENWEAAGDAAHSLLGMAVPLRARALTEGARRLQEAGLSGDADGCREACRLVSDELDRVQAAIRDLLE; encoded by the coding sequence ATGGCCGAGTCGCAGCAAAGACCAGTTGCACTGACTCTGGATCAGGGGCAAAGCCTCTACGAGAAGGCTCCGGTGATGTTCCATTCCATCGACAAGGAGGGCCGGCTGCTGTCGGTCAATGCCTTGTGGCGTCGTGTGCTTGGCTACGAAGCACACGACGTCATCGGTCGTCACCTCGGCGAATTCATGACGGAAGCCTCCCGGGGCGAGCTCAATGAAACCTTGCCACTGTTTATCCGCGAGGGCCGGGTTACGGAGAAGGCTTACCAGATGGTGGCCGGCGATGGCCGCATCCTCGACGTGCTGCTTTCGGCCGTGGGCGAATACGATGCATCGGGTGCATTCATCCGGTCCCTGGCTGCCATCAAGGACATCACCGAGCGGCGGCGTACGGAACGCGCCTTGGCCAAAAGCGAGGAATTGTTCCGACTGGCCTTTGAAAACGCCAACGAGGGGATGACCATTGTTGGCATCGACGGACGTTTTCTCCGGGTCAACGAGGCGTTATGTCATTTCTTCGGGTACGATGAAGCCACATTGCTCGGGAAAACCGTCAACGATGTGGCCGCATCCGGCGCCGAGGCAGTCAGTCCTCGCCATATTTCACTGGCCTTGGCCGGGGTGCGGGAGCAGTTTCGCTTCGAAAAACGCTACCGGCATGCCTCTGGAAAGGAGATATGGGGCCGGGTGTCGTCCAAAATGGTGCGGGGGGAAGACGGAGAGCCGCTGTATTTCATTTCCCATGTGCTGGATGTGACTGCGGTGCAGCAAAGTGCCGAGCAGCTTACCCTGCACGCCAACACTTTGGAGGCGCTGCTGCTTCTTGGCCGGATGCGCGAGGCTGATCTCGAGGAACTCGGCCGTTTCATCTTGGCCCGGGGCGTGGAACTGACCGCCAGCAGCGGCGGCATGGCGGCCATGTCCAATTCCCAGACTGGTGATTTTGTCGTCCTGGCCGCCACTGCGCAGGCTTTGGAAGTCTTCGGTCTGCCGGAATCGACCCAACGCTTTACCGCAGCCGAGGCCCCGGCCCTGTTTCGGGCCGGTCAGGACGGACCGTTTCAGATCGGCGACGCCGCCATCCGGCAACTGGTCGTTCCCATGCGGGATGATCCGGCAACCGTGCTCCTGCTCGCGGTTATGGGGCGGGCCACCCCGTATGGCGATGACGATACGCGTCGCCTGACGCTGCTTGGCGAAGGGGTGCTTGGCCACGTCAAAGAACGCTGCCGGGAACTGGATCTGACCCGGGCCAGACAGCAGGCCGAGGCCGCCAGTCAGGCCAAAAGCGGTTTTCTGGCCAACATGAGCCATGAGATCCGCACGCCGCTCTCCGGCATCATCGGGTTGGCCCAGATGACCCTGACTCAAAATCCCAGGCCGGAACTCCGGGAGAACCTGGAGCTTATCCTGGACTCCTCCCGGTCTCTGCTCGGTATCGTCAACGATATTCTGGATTTTTCCAAGATCGAGGCCGGCAAGATGGAGTTTTTGCCGGTGGATTTCGATCCCCGCGACACCTTGGACCGGACCATGAAGCCGTTCCAGTTTTCGGCCCGGCAAAAGGGGCTGACCCTTGACGTACACATCGATCCCCAGGTGCCGGCCATGGTTCACGGCGACCCCGACCGCATCATGCAGGTGGTGCGCAACCTCGTCGGCAACGCGCTGAAGTTTACCGATCAAGGCGAAGTGGAGGTGTCCCTGGCCCTGGCCCGGCCGGGCGACCCGATGCTGGTGGCCTGCACCGTGCGCGACACCGGCATCGGCATCCCCGAGGACAGACATCATGAGCTGTTCCAGGTCTTTTCCCAGCTGGAATCCACCCGCACCAAACGGTTCGGCGGCACAGGCCTTGGGCTGGCCATCAGCCGGCGGTTGGTGGAAATGATGGGCGGGGGCATTGATGTCGAGAGCGTGCCGGGCCAGGGCAGTACGTTTTCTTTTACCGTGTCCCTGCGTCCGGCCAGCGAAACGCCGCAGGAAGTCGAGCGCCCACAGGGAATGTCCCAGGCCGGCGGCTTTGCCGGACTCAAAGTGCTTCTGGCCGAGGATAATCAGGTCAATCGGCTTTTCCTGAAACATTTTCTGTCCGAGGCCGGTTGTCAGGTCCGTCTGGCCGGGTCCGGCACCCAGGCTTTGGAGCAGTTGTGCCAGGAGCCAGCGGACCTGGTCCTTATGGACATTCAGATGCCGGAGATGGACGGGGCCGAAGCCACCCGGCGCATCCGCGCCGGCGAGGCCGGCGAGGCGGCCCGGGGGATGCCGGTGGTGGCGCTGACCGCCTACAGCATGAAGGGCGACCGGGAACGGTTCTTGTCCGTCGGCCTGGATGATTATGTGTCCAAACCGGTGGACGTGGATGAGCTCTTCATGGTCATGCGCCGGGTGCTCGACCGGCCGGGTGGGAATGAGCGGCCCATGCTGCCGGCTGCGCCGGCCATGGACATGGCCTACTACGAGGAGCGGGGAAAGACGGCCTTTGCCCGGGAAATCTGCCGGATGTTCCTGGAAGAAAGTCCGCAGGTGGTGGCGAGCCTGGAGCAGGCCGTGCGCGAGGAAAATTGGGAAGCCGCCGGCGACGCTGCCCACTCGTTGCTCGGCATGGCTGTGCCGCTTCGGGCCAGGGCGCTGACCGAAGGGGCGCGACGGCTTCAGGAAGCCGGCCTGAGCGGCGATGCAGACGGCTGCCGGGAAGCCTGCCGGCTCGTTTCAGATGAACTCGACCGGGTTCAGGCCGCCATCCGCGATCTGCTTGAGTAG
- a CDS encoding zinc ribbon domain-containing protein, with protein MYLKQIEQLVVLQKVDDEIVLLQDELKRAPQQITELEKRRQDIEDSAEIVRDKLKYLNDQQKRLDSEIESDSVRLKKSKSKMMQVGNQKEYHAMMREMDNLEKQNRGREEEKITVSEELSRQNGELAEIDGQAKELDSELSIARQSLDDRLKQAEARLGELKLRRSEAGQAVPKPILQRYEFIRSRLKNPVIVPVNAGICSGCHIAIPPQAFIELQKGIQILSCPNCQRLIYWSQHIESEATANEDGAEATAE; from the coding sequence ATGTATTTGAAACAGATTGAACAGCTCGTGGTCCTGCAGAAAGTCGACGACGAAATCGTCCTGTTGCAGGATGAACTCAAGCGGGCTCCCCAGCAGATCACCGAGCTTGAAAAGCGTCGCCAGGACATTGAGGACAGCGCTGAAATCGTTCGCGACAAACTCAAGTATTTAAACGACCAGCAAAAGCGGTTGGATTCGGAGATCGAAAGCGATTCCGTGCGGCTCAAAAAGAGCAAAAGCAAGATGATGCAGGTGGGCAACCAGAAGGAATATCACGCCATGATGCGCGAGATGGACAATCTGGAAAAGCAGAACCGGGGCCGTGAGGAAGAAAAGATCACGGTGTCTGAGGAACTGTCCCGCCAAAACGGCGAGCTGGCCGAAATCGACGGCCAGGCCAAGGAACTCGACAGTGAACTGAGCATCGCCCGCCAGAGCCTGGACGACCGCCTCAAGCAGGCCGAAGCCCGGCTGGGCGAACTGAAACTGCGCCGCTCCGAAGCCGGCCAGGCCGTGCCCAAGCCCATCCTGCAGCGCTACGAGTTCATCCGGTCACGCCTCAAAAATCCGGTCATCGTGCCGGTCAACGCCGGCATCTGCTCGGGCTGCCACATCGCCATTCCGCCCCAGGCTTTTATCGAGCTGCAAAAGGGCATCCAGATTTTAAGCTGCCCCAACTGCCAGCGCCTGATCTATTGGAGCCAGCACATCGAATCCGAGGCCACGGCCAACGAGGACGGGGCCGAGGCTACGGCCGAATAG
- a CDS encoding NAD(P)/FAD-dependent oxidoreductase has translation MKRTQCLIIGSGPAGLSAAIYTSRAGMDTVVAGCEPKIAGDYDIDNYFGFPETISGRDLIERGLRQAERFGTAIVCQRVLAVHMAEDGSFHCVTDKGEYDAEAIVIAAGVNRVRPGIANIADYDGKGVSYCVSCDGFFFRGRKVVVVGEGNYAANQALELTNFTSNVTIYTQGKEPAMDARFAASLAEAGIPVSTAKIVRLAGEPAMTGAELEDGTTIEAEGLFVAMGQASALDFAKTLGVATSGAFIEADHEQKTNVPGVFAAGDCVGHFMQISVAVGEGAKAGRAAIAHIKERAGKAGS, from the coding sequence ATGAAACGTACCCAATGCCTGATCATCGGCTCCGGACCGGCCGGCCTGTCCGCAGCCATTTACACGTCCAGGGCCGGCATGGACACGGTCGTGGCCGGCTGCGAGCCCAAGATCGCCGGCGATTACGACATCGACAACTATTTCGGCTTTCCGGAAACCATTTCCGGACGCGATCTTATCGAGCGGGGTCTGCGCCAGGCCGAGCGTTTCGGGACGGCCATCGTCTGCCAGCGGGTGCTGGCCGTGCACATGGCCGAGGACGGCTCGTTTCACTGCGTCACCGACAAGGGCGAATACGACGCCGAAGCGATCGTCATCGCCGCCGGCGTCAACCGCGTACGCCCGGGCATCGCCAACATCGCTGACTACGACGGCAAGGGCGTGTCTTACTGCGTGAGCTGCGACGGCTTTTTTTTCCGGGGACGCAAGGTCGTGGTGGTCGGCGAAGGCAACTACGCCGCCAATCAGGCCCTGGAGCTGACCAATTTCACCTCCAATGTCACCATTTACACCCAGGGCAAGGAACCGGCCATGGATGCGCGATTTGCCGCCAGCCTGGCCGAAGCCGGCATTCCGGTGTCCACGGCCAAGATCGTCCGGTTGGCTGGCGAACCGGCCATGACCGGGGCAGAACTGGAAGACGGCACGACAATTGAGGCCGAAGGCCTCTTTGTGGCCATGGGACAGGCCTCGGCTTTGGATTTTGCCAAGACCCTCGGGGTGGCCACCTCTGGTGCGTTCATTGAGGCCGACCACGAACAAAAGACCAATGTTCCCGGGGTATTTGCCGCCGGCGACTGTGTCGGGCATTTCATGCAGATCAGCGTGGCCGTGGGCGAAGGAGCCAAGGCCGGCCGGGCGGCCATTGCCCATATCAAGGAACGCGCCGGCAAGGCCGGTTCCTGA
- a CDS encoding Nif3-like dinuclear metal center hexameric protein — protein MRVTDLIERIEAVAVPARAASWDRSGIQIAGTGVVCDRLAVALDPLPGVIADALAWGAQVVLTHHPLALTPRLPDRVDDYHRVLSLVLGHGATLYSAHTSLDVVTDGPAGWLADALALENRCILEPAGRTPFVSLRYGAPASAGIANEALAALPRVTTASLSPDGLDVVCPAGSRRAVAAAFLTAIPDATLLAVTELAEPFETYGYGLVGDLPQPTDGSAFLDRLASLLPRSFFTLAGQLPATVARLAYCPGSGADMAARAFAAGADVYVTGDLKYHQAQAVPPGRCLIDVGHFSLEEVMMRHFAADLAAAFGPNGPEVRFFAGADPIAAHFPDGTATPRTE, from the coding sequence ATGCGCGTAACTGACCTCATTGAGCGCATCGAAGCCGTGGCCGTCCCGGCCCGGGCTGCGTCCTGGGACCGCTCGGGCATCCAGATCGCCGGCACGGGTGTCGTCTGCGATCGGCTGGCCGTGGCCCTCGATCCGCTGCCCGGCGTCATCGCCGACGCCCTGGCCTGGGGAGCGCAAGTCGTCCTGACCCACCACCCCCTGGCCTTGACCCCGCGGCTGCCCGACCGCGTCGATGACTACCACCGCGTCCTGTCCCTGGTCCTTGGGCACGGAGCCACCCTCTACAGCGCCCACACCTCCCTGGATGTGGTTACCGACGGCCCGGCCGGCTGGCTGGCCGATGCCCTGGCCCTGGAGAACCGCTGCATCCTGGAGCCGGCCGGACGCACGCCCTTTGTCTCCCTGCGCTACGGCGCACCGGCAAGCGCCGGGATCGCAAACGAGGCCCTGGCCGCCCTGCCCCGGGTCACGACCGCAAGCCTGAGCCCCGACGGCCTGGATGTCGTCTGCCCGGCCGGGAGCCGCCGCGCCGTGGCCGCCGCCTTTTTGACCGCCATTCCGGACGCAACGCTGCTTGCAGTCACGGAACTGGCCGAACCCTTTGAAACCTACGGCTACGGCCTGGTAGGCGATCTGCCCCAGCCGACGGACGGCAGCGCCTTTCTCGACCGGCTGGCCAGTCTGCTGCCCCGTTCCTTTTTCACCCTGGCCGGCCAACTGCCGGCGACCGTCGCCCGCCTGGCCTACTGTCCCGGCTCCGGGGCGGACATGGCCGCCCGGGCCTTTGCCGCCGGAGCCGACGTCTACGTCACCGGCGACCTCAAATACCATCAGGCCCAGGCCGTGCCGCCGGGCCGATGCCTCATTGACGTCGGACACTTTTCCCTGGAAGAAGTCATGATGCGGCATTTTGCCGCCGATCTTGCGGCTGCGTTTGGCCCAAACGGACCCGAAGTCCGCTTTTTCGCAGGCGCCGACCCCATCGCCGCGCATTTTCCGGACGGGACCGCCACCCCCCGGACCGAATAA